The Bacillus sp. NEB1478 genome contains the following window.
ACACCATGGCTGCCGCAGAGAAATGGGCCACCGAGATACAGGGACCCGCGTATGCCATTGACGATGAAACCGCCATCAAAGTGATTGACGGAGCGGCTGAAGTCGTTTCCGAAGGGCATTGGAAACTGTTTTCGCCCTGATATCACTTCTTTGCTAAAAATATCAAAAGACCTAGGGAAGATTCATTGTGGTGCAATTTAGAGAGGATTGTATAGGTTTCTTGTCAATATATTGTGAAGGGTTTCACTTAATTTAACGGGTGCATTTCTTTAAGAAGGAGAAGTGCACTTTTTTATTGAACTTATTGAACAAACGAGCAGAATTGATGAATAAAGGATATTAAGATATTTGTTGAAAATAGTAATTCTATAAAAATGACACAAAACAGGAAACCATTCACACAGAAGTAATATAGCATGATGAAACGAAGAATTATGTCGAGAAAATTCTCTGCTTGTACTAAAACATTTATAAGGAAATTGATTAAATGACTGTACATAACTTTATTTTAAGTAATTGATATGTTCTTTTGACACACATCATAAAATGAACGAAAGGTTGAGATTTATGAGGGTCAATCATCAATTAAAAAAAGATCAGATATCCAATGTCTTGGAATTACATTTTGGTATAAATTCAAAAATCATTGAAAATTTACCTCTTGGAAACGACCCAAGCGCAAGTATTTATCGAATAATTGATCATTCAAATCAAACTTATTTTCTAAAACTGAATAGAAATGAGGTTACAAAGCAAGGCATTCAAGTTCCATTTTATTTGTATTCACATGGGATTGATGCTGTAATACCTCCGATTGTAAATAAAAAAGAAGAGCTATGGTTCTCAGAGAATGGTTTTACTTGGGTTCTTTATCCGTTTGTACAGAGCTACGATGGATATAAAGTAGAATTTTCGAGTTTTCAATGGAGTTCTTTTGGAGAAAGTTTGAGTAAAATTCATGCTGTTTCATTACCTGAGGATCTACATCAATCTTTACCTAGAGAAAGTTTCAAATCTATTTCGTGCGAACGTGTAAAGGAATACGATGTAAAAATGAAAAATACTACATTTAACGATCCGGAATCAGCAAAATTAGCTGACTTTTGGAATGAAAAACGCAACGAAATTCAACAATTAATTCACAACACAGATCAAATTGGAAGAAAAGTAAGAACAGAAACATTTAATTTTGTTTTATGTCATGCTGATTTACATCCTGGAAATACAGTGATTGATGAGGAAGGCAATTTAATAATTGTGGATTGGGATAGTCCGATATTAGCTCCGAAAGAACGAGATTTAATGTTTATAGGTGGGGGGCATCGGTTCAAAAATCCTGATATCGATGCATTTTATAGTGCTTATGGAAAATTAATACCTAACTTCGAGCTAATTTCCTATTATCGAAACGAACGTATTTTGGCGGACATAGCGGTCACTGCAGATGAAATGTTCGAAAATAAGGGAATGAAGGAAGAGCGAGAGATAGGATTGTACCTATTGATGAGGCAATTCGAACCTAATAAAGAAGTAGATGTAGCTCTTGCTTCTCTCAGTTAGAGTAAATGTACTTTAACTATTACTCAAGTAATTGGGGCGATAATCTGAAAATGATTATGCCTCTATTTATACATACGCCACAAATAGCTTTCTACAATAAGGATGCTAGGAATCCTCCTTGGATTATATTTTGAAAGGAGGCTTACATATTAAGTAATTATTAAATTAAGGTTTGCGTTAATCTTAGGGGGATTAACCCTCTTTCTTATTAATTTATTGAACACTCGGTCAGTAGAGTTGAAGAGGAGAAAAATATATTGAGTACAGTTATTTATATGGTGAGACACGGTGAGTCGCCAAAAGAAGGAAATGAAAGAACGAGAGGGTTAACTCAAAAAGGTAATTTAGATGCTCAACGAGTAGCGGACATTTTGAAAGATGAAAAAATGGATGCAGTTGTTTCAAGCCCATACTTACGTTCAATATTAACTGTTGAAAAGATAGCAAAACAAATAGGGCAAGAAGTTTTAGTCTTTGAGAATTTAAAAGAAAGAGTATTTTCTTCTGAAGACAATAGATTAGCAGATAAGGAAATGGTCCCCATTTTGGAAAAGTCATTTTCAAATTCAAATTTTGTTTTAAAAGGAGGAGAATCAAATACTGATTGTCAAAAAAGAGCTATAAGAGTTTTGAAAGAATTATTAGTTACTTTTAGAGATAAAAAAGTAGTGATAGGAACTCATGGAGCTGTTATGACCTTGATGATGAGATATTTCGATAGCACCTATGATTTAGATTTTTTATATAGCACATCAAAACCTGATATTTATAGAATGGATTTTAAAGGACAGGAATTAGTGAACGTTCAAAGAACATGGAGTGTAAATATTGGTGTTAACTAATATAAATTATCAGTGGATCGCACGAGCAAACATACGCCAAGAATTTTATCCCATTTTCCACCGAGGGCTCACCGCACGCTGTGGTAATCATCATATAGCGAAAATCAACACTTTCAATAGCAACCATGATTGCAAAAACAGCTTTTTAAACTTACTTCTGTTGGATGCAATTGACATTTCAGAAAGTCGTTAATATACTATAACTGTAAGAAGTCGAATGGGAAAGGAACGGTACTACGCTGATGTGGAAAAATCTTATTTTCTAAGGAAAACTCAAAAATGAGACCTTGAGAATAGGATAAATCTGCCCATTTTAGCAAAACAAGTACCATCCAAGAAGAAGCCCATCCACACAGAAATTCTGTTGCTGTGTTTATTTTGGATACTTGTTAAAAATGCAGTTTATCGATAAATGACAACCTCTCTAGGGTCTCCTAGGGAGGTTTTTTATTGTACATGAACCTCCCTTATCATCACAAAACAAAGAGGGTGAAGCGGTATGACTACCGTTATACAAGTTAAAAAACTGCAAAAGAAATTTGGGGAACGCGAAATATTAAAAGATATCAATTTTGAAATCCGGCAAGGTGAAAAGATCGGCCTAGTCGGATGGAATGGATCAGGAAAAACAACGTTAATCAATATTCTCACTGGACATAAAGAGTCAGATCAAGGATCGATTTCCACGTGGCCATCAAACTTAAATATCGGATATTTACCGCAATCGACGGATGTTCATCTTAATGTTGACGATGAAATCATGGAAGCCGGGGAAAAGCTTTTTGCGGCGAGTAAACAATTAGGTCTTCATAAAGAAGTGATTGACTCGGAAAGAATTCAACATCTTAGCGGCGGTGAGAGGCTGAAGTTATCTCTTGCAAAGATTTGGGCCAATCAGCCGGAATTTTTAATATTGGATGAACCGACAAATCATCTGGATCTCCAAGGCATTCAGTGGCTGATTCATGAAGTAAAGAACTATGAAGGAGCTGCGATCATTATCTCGCATGACCGGTACTTTTTGGACAAAACGGTTACGAAGATTTTTGAGCTGGAGGAAGGTAAACTCACTATCTATGAAGGCAACTACTCGGCCTATAGAACAGAGAAACAAAGGAGATACGATCAGCAGCTGTGTGATTATAACAAGCAGCAGCGAAAGGTCGAGATGATCCATCAGCAAGTAAACAACTTACGGAATTGGTCAGAAAAAGCTCATCGGCAAGCCGGAAAAGGTGGTTCAATATCCGAAAACCGCCAGCTTGGGCTTAAAGAGTTCGAACGGATGAAGGCGAAGAAAAAGGATAACCAAGTGAAATCTAAACTGAAACGCTTGAATTTGGAGTTGGAGAAAAAAGGTATTGAAAAGCCGAAAGAAGAGACCGATGTTTACTTTCAGTTTGATTACTCAGGCAAAAGAGGAAAAAGACTTGTGGAAGCTAAGGGATTGACGAAGCAGTTTGGCGAGAATCTACTGTTTGAGAAAAGTCATTTTTATGTGAAACACGGTGAAAGACTGGCTTTGCTAGGACCTAATGGAGCAGGGAAGACGACATTTATTCAGATGCTACTTGAACTGGAACCTATAACGAAAGGTTCAATTTGGAAAAGTGAATCGATGAAAATGGCGTATCTTTCTCAAGATGTTTGCGATCTGCTGGAAGAAAAAACAGTTTATGAATGGTTGGATCTTGGTGTGCAGATCACGAAGGCTCGGACGATTTTTGCAAATATGGGGATCGAGGATGAAAAGCTCTCAAAACCGATCTCCCACCTAAGTCTCGGCGAGCGTACCCGAGTAAAGCTTGTGCAGATGATTCTACAAGAGTATGATGTTCTCATTTTGGATGAACCGACAAATCATCTCGATCTCTCGAGCCGCGAACAGCTTGAAGTGACGTTGAATGAGTTTACCGGAACTTTGATCATTGTGTCACATGACCGCTTTTTCGTTGAAAAGCTTTGCGATAAATTATTAGTTATAGAAAACAAGCAAATCAAACGGCTGGAAATGGGATTAAGAGAATACGAAGAGAAGAAAATCAAGCAGTCTATGAAACCTGATCAAAGCAGGGAAGAAGAACTCGTATTGATTGAAACAAAGATTACAGAGCTATTAGGAAAAATCAGTTATTGCAAAACAGGAACAGACGAATACGTTAAAATGGATCAGGATTTAAAAGATTATATGGCTAGAAAAAAAGAACTGATGCAAAAAAATTAATAGAAAAGTTTTAGAGGTGCTATTTGGATCTAACAGGTTCTCTTTTGGAGTACAAAACAGAAAAAAGTAATGCAAATAGCTAGCTAATTCGCATATCAATTAGCTAGCCTCTTTTTGTTTATATATCAATGTTTATCGGGTTTTTATATTAGAATTAGTACTCCGATTCGCATAGGTTTCAGCAAAATGACAATAATTTCTGTCACGCTGCGTTTTAGTATGCTGATTCACTTGTTAAAAGACTTACCAATTTAGACGAAAATGATAGCATGGATATATCTAATCAAATTTTATACGCCTTCATATGAAAAAGGTATTCAGCAACCTTTTGCAAATTCCCTGGGTATCCGATATATTGCATTTGCTGTTGAAGATATTGAAGCCGGTGTTGCCAAATTGAAAAAGAAAGGAGTTGAAATCTTTAGTGAGATACAACACTATGAAGAAAGATATAAGTTATGCTACTGCCGTGGGCGAGAAGGAATTATTTTAGAGTTGTCGTAGCAAATTAAATAAATTTTATGTAATACATACTGTATACCGACACCATTAGGTTGGTGCAAAAATATTTTTATGAAAAATAGTTGACACTTCTGCTACTCGGTAATAGAATATACATGTAATAAGCATTACTTAATAGCGTGAGTTTCAAAAGCTATTAAGTAAAATTTTTCTTTGGTACTAAGTGATACTGGTTATAAGTCAGACTAAATAGAGAGGGGCATTTGATATCGAAAATTTAACTGAAATGCTGAAGGGATCACTGGAAGGCTGCGTGCTGGAAATCATCAGTCGCCATGAAACCTATGGCTACGAAATCACAAGACGCCTGAATGAGCTAGGGTTTACTGAAGTCGTGGAGGGTACGGTCTACACCATACTCGTGCGATTGGAAAAGAAGAAATTGGTAAATATAGTCAAGAAACCATCAGATATGGGACCACCTCGTAAGTTTTACTCACTGAATGAGGATGGCAGGCAGGAACTTGAATTGTTTTGGATAAAATGGAATTTTTTATCATCAAAAATCAACGTCTTGAAGTCACAATAGTTTCATAAGATATTCCGTCCAATATTTTTAACAAGTTCTTGTTCGAAATGATAAATA
Protein-coding sequences here:
- a CDS encoding phosphotransferase, which codes for MRVNHQLKKDQISNVLELHFGINSKIIENLPLGNDPSASIYRIIDHSNQTYFLKLNRNEVTKQGIQVPFYLYSHGIDAVIPPIVNKKEELWFSENGFTWVLYPFVQSYDGYKVEFSSFQWSSFGESLSKIHAVSLPEDLHQSLPRESFKSISCERVKEYDVKMKNTTFNDPESAKLADFWNEKRNEIQQLIHNTDQIGRKVRTETFNFVLCHADLHPGNTVIDEEGNLIIVDWDSPILAPKERDLMFIGGGHRFKNPDIDAFYSAYGKLIPNFELISYYRNERILADIAVTADEMFENKGMKEEREIGLYLLMRQFEPNKEVDVALASLS
- a CDS encoding histidine phosphatase family protein: MSTVIYMVRHGESPKEGNERTRGLTQKGNLDAQRVADILKDEKMDAVVSSPYLRSILTVEKIAKQIGQEVLVFENLKERVFSSEDNRLADKEMVPILEKSFSNSNFVLKGGESNTDCQKRAIRVLKELLVTFRDKKVVIGTHGAVMTLMMRYFDSTYDLDFLYSTSKPDIYRMDFKGQELVNVQRTWSVNIGVN
- the abc-f gene encoding ribosomal protection-like ABC-F family protein codes for the protein MTTVIQVKKLQKKFGEREILKDINFEIRQGEKIGLVGWNGSGKTTLINILTGHKESDQGSISTWPSNLNIGYLPQSTDVHLNVDDEIMEAGEKLFAASKQLGLHKEVIDSERIQHLSGGERLKLSLAKIWANQPEFLILDEPTNHLDLQGIQWLIHEVKNYEGAAIIISHDRYFLDKTVTKIFELEEGKLTIYEGNYSAYRTEKQRRYDQQLCDYNKQQRKVEMIHQQVNNLRNWSEKAHRQAGKGGSISENRQLGLKEFERMKAKKKDNQVKSKLKRLNLELEKKGIEKPKEETDVYFQFDYSGKRGKRLVEAKGLTKQFGENLLFEKSHFYVKHGERLALLGPNGAGKTTFIQMLLELEPITKGSIWKSESMKMAYLSQDVCDLLEEKTVYEWLDLGVQITKARTIFANMGIEDEKLSKPISHLSLGERTRVKLVQMILQEYDVLILDEPTNHLDLSSREQLEVTLNEFTGTLIIVSHDRFFVEKLCDKLLVIENKQIKRLEMGLREYEEKKIKQSMKPDQSREEELVLIETKITELLGKISYCKTGTDEYVKMDQDLKDYMARKKELMQKN
- a CDS encoding VOC family protein — translated: MIAWIYLIKFYTPSYEKGIQQPFANSLGIRYIAFAVEDIEAGVAKLKKKGVEIFSEIQHYEERYKLCYCRGREGIILELS
- a CDS encoding PadR family transcriptional regulator, which encodes MENLTEMLKGSLEGCVLEIISRHETYGYEITRRLNELGFTEVVEGTVYTILVRLEKKKLVNIVKKPSDMGPPRKFYSLNEDGRQELELFWIKWNFLSSKINVLKSQ